The Myxococcales bacterium genome has a segment encoding these proteins:
- a CDS encoding nickel-dependent lactate racemase produces the protein MSKLKPVRGPIPRQKEDDQVVYIDSNSAPRIVFSGEDLLLEDLPIGTRVIYPKPPIEGLANPGAAIRYALNHPLGQDPLYAQLAPGMKVTIAVDDISLPLPPMVTPDIRQTIIEILLEQLDANGVDDVHIVVANSLHRRMTAAEMKRMVGKRIFDAFYPDRYYNHDAEDPEGMVHLGKTDHDEVVNLNRRAVESDLLIYVNINLVPMDGGHKSVTVGLCDYESLRAHHEPHTIRQSDSYMDPKKSMLSRKVDRMGAIVDATMKVFHIETALNNRMFGSPMSFLSKNEDEFSEVDRMKFEATRWALSKMPRAAKRKLFHNVPAQYQLIACYAGETQAVHQKILEKNWEQYSVNVRGQSDIVICGVPFISPYNVNSILNPLLVQVMGLGYFHNFYRGKPLLRPGGALILCHPCYDEFDHVQHPSYIEFFNRLLPETRDAEKLRHKYEEEFARNPSYIEMYRRGNAYHGAHPFFMWYWGENGRRHVGKVIVAGAENAHVPAMLGWDRAESLTEAISVARGFVGPGASISMMHHPPIVMTDVE, from the coding sequence ATGAGCAAGCTCAAACCCGTCCGGGGTCCCATTCCCCGCCAGAAAGAGGACGACCAGGTCGTTTACATCGACAGCAACTCTGCCCCGCGCATCGTGTTTTCGGGGGAGGATCTGCTGCTGGAAGATTTGCCCATCGGCACCCGGGTCATCTACCCCAAGCCTCCCATCGAGGGCCTCGCCAACCCGGGGGCGGCGATCCGTTACGCGCTCAATCACCCCCTGGGCCAAGATCCCCTGTACGCGCAGCTGGCGCCGGGGATGAAGGTGACCATCGCGGTGGACGACATCAGTTTGCCCTTGCCGCCCATGGTTACGCCGGACATCCGCCAGACCATCATCGAGATCCTGCTCGAGCAGCTCGACGCCAACGGCGTCGACGACGTGCACATCGTGGTCGCCAACTCACTTCACCGGCGCATGACGGCCGCCGAGATGAAGCGGATGGTGGGCAAGAGGATCTTCGACGCCTTTTACCCCGACCGCTACTACAACCACGATGCGGAAGACCCCGAGGGCATGGTTCACCTCGGCAAGACCGACCACGACGAAGTGGTGAACCTCAACCGTCGGGCCGTGGAGAGCGATCTGCTCATCTACGTGAACATCAACCTGGTGCCCATGGATGGTGGCCACAAGTCGGTCACCGTGGGCCTGTGCGATTACGAGAGCCTGCGGGCGCACCACGAGCCGCACACCATTCGCCAGTCGGACAGCTACATGGACCCGAAAAAGTCCATGCTGTCGCGCAAAGTGGATCGCATGGGCGCGATCGTGGACGCCACGATGAAGGTGTTCCACATCGAAACGGCGCTGAACAACCGTATGTTCGGCAGCCCGATGTCCTTCCTATCCAAGAACGAGGACGAGTTTTCGGAAGTGGACCGGATGAAGTTCGAGGCCACGCGTTGGGCCCTGTCCAAGATGCCTCGCGCGGCCAAACGTAAGCTGTTTCACAACGTTCCGGCGCAGTACCAGCTCATCGCCTGCTACGCGGGTGAGACGCAGGCGGTTCACCAGAAAATCCTGGAGAAAAACTGGGAGCAGTACAGCGTGAACGTGCGGGGGCAAAGCGACATCGTCATTTGTGGCGTGCCCTTCATCTCTCCTTACAACGTGAATTCGATCCTGAATCCCCTGTTGGTTCAGGTGATGGGGCTTGGCTATTTCCACAACTTCTACCGTGGAAAGCCTCTGCTGCGTCCGGGCGGCGCCCTGATCCTCTGCCACCCTTGCTACGACGAGTTCGATCACGTTCAGCACCCGAGCTACATCGAGTTCTTCAACCGGCTGCTCCCGGAGACGCGGGATGCCGAGAAGCTTCGGCACAAATACGAAGAGGAATTCGCACGCAACCCGAGCTACATCGAGATGTACCGGCGGGGCAATGCGTACCACGGTGCGCATCCCTTCTTCATGTGGTACTGGGGCGAGAACGGGAGGCGGCACGTGGGTAAGGTCATCGTGGCGGGCGCCGAGAATGCCCACGTCCCGGCCATGTTGGGTTGGGATCGGGCGGAGTCTCTCACGGAGGCGATCTCGGTGGCCCGAGGCTTCGTGGGTCCGGGTGCCTCCATCAGCATGATGCACCATCCGCCCATCGTGATGACGGACGTGGAGTAA